One window of Medicago truncatula cultivar Jemalong A17 chromosome 2, MtrunA17r5.0-ANR, whole genome shotgun sequence genomic DNA carries:
- the LOC25486501 gene encoding auxin-binding protein ABP19a has protein sequence MKMIVAISFIFSLLSLSHASVVDFCVADYNLPNGPAGYSCKTPSKVTENDFAYHGLAAAGNTSNIIKAAVTPAFDAQFAGLNGLGISLARLDLAAGGVIPLHTHPGASEVLVVIQGTICAGFVSSANTVYIKTLYKGDVMVFPQGLLHFQINSGGSNALAFVSFSSANPGLQILDFALFKSDFPTELITATTFIDAAVVKKLKGVLGGSG, from the coding sequence ATGAAGATGATTGTAGCTATCTCCttcattttttctcttctttcccTTTCTCATGCATCAGTAGTAGATTTCTGCGTAGCAGATTACAATTTACCAAATGGCCCCGCCGGATATTCTTGCAAAACACCATCAAAAGTAACCGAAAATGACTTCGCCTACCACGGCCTAGCTGCAGCCGGAAACACCTCAAACATTATCAAAGCAGCTGTGACCCCTGCATTCGACGCGCAATTTGCTGGTTTAAACGGTCTTGGAATTTCCCTTGCGCGTTTAGATTTAGCCGCAGGTGGAGTTATTCCACTTCACACTCACCCCGGTGCTTCGGAGGTGTTGGTTGTTATTCAAGGAACAATCTGTGCTGGTTTTGTTTCCTCTGCCAACACTGTTTACATTAAAACACTTTACAAAGGTGATGTTATGGTTTTTCCACAAGGATTGTTGCATTTCCAAATTAACAGTGGTGGTTCTAATGCACTTGCTTTTGTTAGCTTTAGTAGTGCTAACCCTGGTTTACAGATATTGGATTTTGCTTTGTTTAAAAGTGATTTTCCAACGGAGTTGATTACTGCAACTACTTTTATTGATGCTGCTGTAGTGAAGAAGCTTAAGGGTGTTCTTGGAGGTAGTGGTTAA
- the LOC25486502 gene encoding auxin-binding protein ABP19a, which produces MKMILTIFFIFSLLSLAHASVVDFCVADYNAPNGPAGYSCKPPSKVTVNDFVYHGLAAAGNTTNIIKAAVTTAIDAQFPGVNGLGISIARLDIAVGGVIPLHTHPGASEVLVVIKGTISAGFVSSDNVVYLKTLHKGDVMIFPQGLLHFQINVGGSNALTFNSFSSANPRLQILDYALFESDFPTKLITATTFIDPAVVKKLKSVLGGSG; this is translated from the coding sequence ATGAAGATGATTCTAActatcttcttcattttttctcttctttcccTTGCTCATGCATCCGTAGTAGATTTCTGCGTAGCAGATTACAATGCACCAAATGGCCCGGCTGGATATTCTTGCAAACCACCATCAAAAGTAACCGTGAATGACTTCGTCTACCACGGCCTAGCCGCAGCTGGAAACACCACAAACATTATCAAAGCCGCTGTTACCACTGCAATAGACGCACAATTTCCCGGTGTAAACGGTCTTGGAATCTCCATTGCGCGTTTAGATATAGCCGTTGGTGGTGTTATTCCACTTCACACACACCCCGGTGCTTCGGAAGTGTTGGTTGTTATTAAAGGAACAATCAGTGCTGGTTTTGTTTCCTCTGACAATGTTGTTTACCTTAAAACACTTCACAAAGGTGATGTTATGATTTTTCCACAAGGATTGTTGCATTTCCAAATTAATGTTGGTGGTTCTAATGCACTTACTTTTAATAGCTTTAGTAGTGCTAATCCTCGTTTACAGATATTGGATTACGCTTTGTTTGAAAGCGATTTTCCAACGAAGTTGATTACTGCAACTACTTTTATTGATCCTGCTGTAGTGAAGAAGCTTAAGAGTGTTCTTGGAGGTAGTGGTTAA
- the LOC25486503 gene encoding auxin-binding protein ABP19a, with product MKMILTIFFIFSLLSLAHASVVDFCVADYNAPNGPAGYSCKPPSKVTVNDFVYHGLAAAGNTTNIIKAAVTTAIDAQFPGVNGLGISIARLDIAVGGVIPLHTHPGASEVLVVIKGTISAGFVSSDNVVYLKTLHKGDVMIFPQGLLHFQINVGGSNALTFNSFSSANPRLQILDYALFESDFPTKLITATTFIDPAVVKKLKGILGGRG from the coding sequence ATGAAGATGATTCTAActatcttcttcattttttctcttctttcccTTGCTCATGCATCCGTAGTAGATTTCTGCGTAGCAGATTACAATGCACCAAATGGCCCGGCTGGATATTCTTGCAAACCACCATCAAAAGTAACCGTGAATGACTTCGTCTACCACGGCCTAGCCGCAGCTGGAAACACCACAAACATTATCAAAGCCGCTGTTACCACTGCAATAGACGCACAATTTCCCGGTGTAAACGGTCTTGGAATTTCCATTGCACGTTTAGATATAGCCGTCGGTGGTGTTATTCCACTTCACACACACCCCGGTGCTTCGGAAGTGTTGGTTGTTATTAAAGGAACAATCAGTGCTGGTTTTGTTTCCTCTGACAATGTTGTTTACCTTAAAACACTTCACAAAGGTGATGTTATGATTTTTCCACAAGGATTGTTGCATTTCCAAATTAATGTTGGTGGTTCTAATGCACTTACTTTTAATAGCTTTAGTAGTGCTAATCCTCGTTTACAGATATTGGATTACGCTTTGTTTGAAAGCGATTTTCCAACGAAGTTGATTACTGCAACTACTTTTATTGATCCTGCTGTAGTGAAGAAGCTTAAGGGTATTCTTGGAGGTCGTGGTTAA
- the LOC25486504 gene encoding MOB kinase activator-like 1A — translation MSLFGLGSRNQKTFRPKKSAPTGSKGAQLQKHIDATLGSGNLREAVKLPPGEDINEWLAVNTVDFFNQVNIMFGTLTEFCTPSNCPTMTAGPKYEYRWADGVTIKKPIEVSAPKYVEYLMDWIESQLDDETIFPQRLGAPFPPNFRDVVKTIFKRLFRVYAHIYHSHFQKIVSLKEEAHLNTCFKHFVLFTWEFRLIEKAELAPLEDLVDSIIQL, via the exons ATGAGTCTCTTCGGTCTTGGTAGCAg AAACCAGAAAACATTTCGTCCAAAAAAGAGTGCTCCAACTGGAAGTAAG GGTGCTCAACTTCAAAAACACATCGATGCTACATTGGGTAGTGGGAACTTGAGGGAAGCTGTGAAGCTGCCTCCTGGTGAAGATATCAATGAGTGGCTTGCTGTAAACA CTGTGGACTTCTTTAAtcaagtgaatatcatgtttgGTACGTTGACCGAATTCTGCACGCCGAGTAACTGTCCTACGATGACTGCAGGACCGAA GTATGAGTATCGATGGGCTGACGGCGTTACTATCAAGAAACCAATAGAGGTATCTGCTCCAAAGTATGTCGAGTATTTGATGGATTGGATTGAATCTCAGCTAGATGATGAAACAATTTTCCCTCAAAGATTAG GGGCTCCTTTTCCACCCAATTTCAGAGATGTCGTCAAGACAATATTTAAGCGATTATTCCGTGTATATGCTCACATTTATCACTCACATTTTCAGAAGATTGTGAGTTTGAAGGAAGAAGCTCACTTGAATACTTGCTTCAagcattttgttttatttacttgG GAATTCCGGTTGATCGAAAAAGCGGAGCTAGCACCTCTTGAGGACCTTGTTGATTCAATTATACAATTATAG
- the LOC25486505 gene encoding uncharacterized protein, whose product MSPPTKTTPPSKPIHPLTPTQTTESPSLSSSSAPPRRRSLRLANSEPALTTPEPTTARVSEPKKQKMDKSNLTASDSEPNPIPNGFVNLRSGKKILKREIVIDDNDSQNNTPKRNKIEVKNDEVESSGRRKLTREEKGKEPVVVADEKENENNEFGVESEGVVENIVEERNEVPNVVEEARNAINNVREERGVRRNMERFRDIARVNASRFAHFVNDESADEDLVQENGVEEERNEVEDWPGPFSTAMKIIRDREKKWIPFGSDTVQENLIDKIKWKPKTGLEKLGGKLTVPSLQELCIRILAKNVDAIVSLEGVPDGLRHRLSQLLCDSRRMNDHFFELLVGGSPTEIRVRDCSWLSEEHFTKCFEESDTSNLVVLQLDQCGRCLPDYVVVDTLARSPKQLPNLTSLSLGGACRLSDGGLRALVSSTPTLRSINLSQCSLLTSASLHILAESLKTLLKELYLDHCLGIDAALIVPALMELENLEVLSVAGIPTVCDTFVKDYIVARGHNMKELILKDCVNLTDASIKVVAEHCPGICRLDLMNVCKLTDLSMGYLTNGCRALHTLKLCRNTFSDEAIAAFVETNGESLIDLSLNNIKKVGYHTTLSLASHAKKLHSLDVSWCRTLTDNALGLIVDSCLSLRLLKLFGCTQLTDVFLKGHSNSQIQLIGLKMTSVLQHVKVPDPHQSALNYSSVSVDLAP is encoded by the exons ATGTCTCCACCAACTAAAACTACACCCCCCTCTAAACCCATACACCCCCTCACTCCTACTCAAACCACCGAATCTCCTTCCCTTTCTTCCTCCTCCGCTCCTCCTCGCCGTCGCAGCCTCCGTCTCGCTAACTCCGAACCAGCCTTAACTACCCCCGAACCAACCACCGCTAGGGTTTCCGAACCGAAGAAACAGAAAATGGATAAATCAAATCTTACCGCTTCGGATTCCGAACCTAATCCAATACCGAACGGTTTTGTGAACTTGCGATCGGGGAAGAAAATTCTCAAACGTGAAATCGTTATCGATGATAATGATTCTCAGAACAACACTCCTAAAAGGAACAAAATCGAAGTGAAAAACGATGAAGTAGAATCTagtggaagaagaaaattgactAGAGAAGAGAAAGGGAAGGAACCTGTTGTTGTCGCtgatgaaaaggaaaatgaaaataacgAATTCGGTGTGGAATCTGAAGGCGTAGTTGAGAATATTGTGGAAGAGAGAAATGAAGTACCGAATGTTGTAGAAGAAGCTAGAAATGCTATTAATAATGTGAGAGAGGAACGCGGTGTGAGGAGGAATATGGAACGATTTCGTGATATAGCGAGAGTGAATGCTTCACGTTTCGCGCATTTTGTGAATGATGAAAGCGCTGATGAGGATTTGGTGCAGGAAAATGGAGTAGAAGAAGAGAGGAATGAGGTTGAAGATTGGCCTGGTCCATTTTCAACTGCGATGAAAATCATTAGGGATCGAGAGAAGAAATGGATTCCATTTGGTTCTGATACTGTGCAGGAGAATTTGATTGATAAGATAAAGTGGAAACCGAAAACGGGTTTGGAGAAGTTAGGTGGAAAGTTAACTGTTCCGTCATTGCAAGAGCTTTGTATTAGGATACTTGCTAAGAATGTGGATGCGATTGTTTCGCTTGAGGGTGTGCCGGATGGTTTGAGGCATAGGCTTAGTCAGTTGTTGTGTGATTCGAGAAGAATGAATGATCATTTCTTTGAACTTCTTGTTGGTGGAAGTCCGACCGAGATTCGGGTTAGAGACTGCTCGTGGTTGTCCGAGGAACATTTTACTAAGTGCTTTGAAGAAAGTGATACTTCTAATTTGGTG gTACTGCAACTTGACCAGTGTGGGCGCTGTTTGCCGGATTATGTGGTAGTTGATACTTTAGCAAGGTCACCAAAGCAGTTACCTAATTTAACAAGTCTATCCCTTGGTGGTGCATGTCGGCTCTCAGATGGGGGGTTGCGAGCACTTGTTTCTTCTACTCCAACACTTAGATCAATAAACCTTAGCCAGTGCTCGCTTCTCACATCTGCCAGTCTTCATATTTTGGCTGAATCATTGAAAACTCTTTTGAAAGAGTTGTACCTTGATCACTGCCTTGGCATTGATGCTGCACTAATTGTGCCAGCACTGATGGAGCTTGAAAATTTAGAAGTGTTGTCAGTGGCTGGCATTCCAACTGTTTGTGATACCTTTGTAAAGGATTACATTGTTGCACGTGGTCACAACATGAAAGAGCTTATTCTGAAGGACTGCGT AAACTTGACTGATGCATCAATCAAAGTTGTTGCTGAACATTGTCCTGGAATATGTCGGCTTGATCTGATGAACGTGTGCAAATTAACAGATTTGTCCATGGGATATCTTACAAACGGTTGTCGTGCACTTCATACACTGAAGCTTTGCCGTAACACATTCAG TGATGAAGCAATTGCTGCATTTGTGGAGACTAATGGAGAGTCCTTGATAGATTTATCGCTTAATAACATCAAAAAG GTTGGTTATCACACGACCTTATCACTTGCAAGCCATGCAAAAAAATTGCATAGTCTAGATGTATCTTGGTGCCGAACTTTGACCGACAATGCATTGGGTTTGATAGTGGATAGTTGCTTGTCACTTAGATTGCTTAAACTCTTCGGATGCACTCAG TTAACAGATGTTTTTCTGAAGGGCCACTCGAACTCACAGATCCAGTTAATTGGCCTAAAAATGACTTCTGTTTTGCAACATGTCAAAGTGCCGGATCCTCATCAAAGCGCTTTGAATTATTCGTCAGTCTCTGTAGATTTGGCTCCGTAG